The following proteins are encoded in a genomic region of Schistocerca serialis cubense isolate TAMUIC-IGC-003099 chromosome 9, iqSchSeri2.2, whole genome shotgun sequence:
- the LOC126419420 gene encoding uncharacterized protein LOC126419420 — protein MSSEPIMSTSTSSSSNTTYTSDGDPGRHLPNDLHPGSSTRDESNAENLHLDHYEITLQVGSHQWTLRDIDIHHFELFNELRRFLFTIIVWLPELLRLSEISERWYYTDVIVIREPDEVDEFSRRIASIASVYPGEIIIWKHDDDHIHLVHDCIYSSRRCRCRFRVDPFIASRIKKCPRRRRAITAMSDLDWFNILIYFFLQKRPSRGQVWIRGTHKRVPGESEIRQWVSFIEGSLSVLERENPRINDQLQQDLARVGSRKWPHTKRKPISDYQRCNPETTAKKVLSILMSYNCIPPENIVSVIPSGHHYYINFIDPKFKRFFDMGLELYKKTINELELKGLENLLCSGSEDSIFYSHSTNVFEYYYNVADSLAWLNKLLLFQFNDDTDEVSKFLLNLVSWFNRQGLYQWQDKNYVQNKKLNTLCIVGPPNSGKNWFFDCFISLGLNVGHIGRCNNKTNQFALQDAVNRRIIIGNEISLEEGAIEDFKKVCEGTACNIRVKYKGDAILRRTPLLLISNSQPIVCSHPDFNNVCVRTIRWKKFDELKNAVKKPYPLAFFSLLQMYKIPY, from the exons ATGTCCTCTGAACCGATAATGTCGACAtctacgagcagcagcagcaacaccacGTAT ACCTCTGATGGAGATCCTGGCCGACATCTTCCAAACGATCTTCACCCTGGTTCAAGCACACGTGACGAGTCCAACGCTGAAAATCTTCATCTGGATCACTACGAGATTACACTGCAAGTTGGGAGCCACCAATGGACCCTTAGGGACATAGATATTCACCATTTTGAATTGTTTAACGAACTTCGAAGATTCCTGTTCACAATTATCGTTTGGTTGCCAGAACTTTTGCGATTATCTGAAATCTCAGAAAGATGGTATTACACTGATGTCATTGTCATCAGAGAACCGGACGAGGTTGATGAATTTAGTAGACGAATTGCTTCTATCGCATCAGTCTACCCTGGAGAAATTATCATATGGAAACATGATGACGACCACATCCACCTCGTCCATGATTGCATCTATTCCTCTAGACGATGTAGATGCCGATTTAGGGTTGACCCCTTTATTGCCAGTAGAATTAAGAAATGTCCCCGACGAAGGCGAGCAATCACAGCCATGTCGGACCTCGACTGGTTCAATATACTCATATATTTCTTCCTGCAAAAAAGGCCAAGTCGGGGACAAGTTTGGATTAGAGGAACCCATAAGAGAGTGCCTGGTGAGTCTGAAATTAGACAATGGGTAAGTTTCATCGAGGGATCCCTCTCAGTATTGGAAAGGGAAAACCCTCGAATTAATGATCAGTTGCAACAAGACCTCGCCAGAGTTGGCTCACGTAAATGGCCTCATACAAAGCGCAAGCCAATCTCTGACTACCAAAGGTGCAACCCTGAAACGACGGCAAAAAAGGTACTTTCCATATTAATGTCATACAATTGCATACCCCCAGAAAATATAGTCAGTGTAATACCATCTGGACACCattattatattaatttcattgATCCTAAATTCAAGCGTTTTTTTGACATGGGCCTTGAGTTGTACAAAAAAACTATAAATGAATTAGAACTCAAAGGTTTGGAGAATCTTTTATGTTCTGGCTCAGAAGACAGTATATTTTACAGCCACTCTACAAATGTTTTTGAATATTATTATAATGTAGCAGATTCTCTTGCATGGCTAAATAAACTTTTGTTATTTCAATTTAATGATGACACAGATGAAGTGtctaaatttttgttaaatttggTATCATGGTTTAATAGACAGGGCCTTTACCAATGGCAGGataaaaattatgtacaaaataaaaaattaaacactcTTTGTATTGTTGGCCCACCAAACTCTGGAAAGAATTGGTTTTTTGATTGCTTCATTTCACTTGGACTTAATGTAGGCCACATTGGCCGATGCAATAATAAGACGAATCAATTTGCTCTTCAAGACGCCGTAAATAGGCGTATAATCATTGGaaatgaaatttcattagaagaaggTGCTATAGAAGATTTCAAAAAAGTTTGTGAAGGAACTGCATGCAACATTCGTGTAAAATATAAAGGAGATGCTATTTTAAGACGTACTCCATTACTGTTAATTTCTAATTCTCAGCCAATTGTATGTAGTCATCCAGATTTCAACAATGTCTGTGTGAGAACTATTAGGTggaaaaaatttgatgaattgaaaAATGCAGTAAAAAAGCCGTATCCTTTAGCTTTCTTTTCATTATTGCAAATGTATAAAATTCCTTATTAA
- the LOC126419421 gene encoding uncharacterized protein LOC126419421, producing MPKKQNYDIPPWERSNWEFMHEGQKRYAYEQWIMFRVRRGLPIDHDHPSTSGSATGTSSVNEHHVDHEVSDSEEDKDEQGPEERQQHSEPQRLVPYSDNDEGMSSPMQVDSGKRQAAAAQSGGSKKAKKR from the exons ATGCCGAAAAAACAG AATTATGATATTCCACCGTGGGAACGGTCTAATTGGGAGTTCATGCATGAAGGCCAGAAACGCTATGCCTATGAACAATGGATAATGTTTCGTGTTCGCCGTGGTTTGCCTATAGATCACGACCACCCATCAACATCTGGTTCAGCCACTGGAACAAGTTCTGTAAACGAACATCACGTCGACCACGAGGTATCAGACAGCGAAGAAGACAAAGACGAACAAGGACCAGAAGAAAGACAACAACATTCTGAACCACAACGTTTAGTACCATATTCTGATAATGACGAAGGTATGAGTTCGCCAATGCAGGTAGATTCAGGTAAACGTCAGGCTGCAGCAGCTCAATCTGGTGGATCTAAGAAAGCAAAAAAACGTTAA